Below is a genomic region from Salinirussus salinus.
GCTGGGGCGTGTCGCCGTCGCCCTGACCGACCCCGCCCATATCCCGCTGGTCGTACTCGAACTCCGGGAGGTCGACGATCTTGATCGGGATCCGGACCGAGTCCTGCCGGCTCCCGCCCATGTCGCCGTACTGGATGAACTCCGCCAGGTCCTGGCGGCGGTTCTCCCCCACCTCCCGGTAGCGCTCGAGGTCGTCTCTCAGTCCCATTCGCTCTCACCTGTCAGTCCCATTTGTAGCTCACCTGGCTCATGACGTGTCTGCTCGTCAGCTCCGCGGAGGCCTCGCTGTAGTCGTACATCTCCTGGAGGTTCCGGAGCGTCGACTCCTTGAGGTCGGCCGTCTGGGTGCCCGCCGGGGGATTGTCCCACTGGCGGGGGTCGAAGTCCTCGAAGGTCCGCCGGACGTCGTCCCAGTCGTGGCTCCCGAGCACCGTGCGGATGACGGGGATCTCCTTGGGGTTGACGTCGCCGACCGCGAAGTCCTCGTCGCGGTTGTACCACGCGTGGCGGTTCAGCGCCGTGATCACCTTCTCGGTCCGGAACGCCCTGACCGGGTCGGTGGGCTCGTTGCCCTCGTAGTCGCCCTCGTCGAACCGGCCGAGGTGTTCGACCTCGAAGACCTTCATCTTCAGCGGGTCCGGGTCGACGTACTCCCCACGGTCGTTCTCGATCTGCTCGCCCTCGGCCCACGCGTAGACGTGCTCGACGTACTCCTCGACGGTCCCCTCGTCGACCCGCTTTTCGCGCATCATCGCGTCCAGCACGTCCTCCTCCTGGCGGCCGAAGATGTAGTTTTTGACCGGCACCACCCGCTCCTCGAACTCCGCGGCCTCGGTGTTCGAGAACACCGGCGCGGTCGTCAGGTCGTCGGCCATCGTGTTCAGCACGTCCCGGGGCATGATGACCCGTTCGACGGCGAGCTCGTCGTGGAACCGGTCGGATTCCCTGTTGAGCAGGTCGGCGACCACGTCCCGGGTGAACGTGACGGGGATCCCGCCCTCGCCGTCGCTCCCGCCCTCGCCGAAGTCGAAGTCGTCGATGTCGACGCGCTCGTCGCCCTCCTGGAGGTACCCCCGGTCGAACAACAGCGCCTTGTCGACAAGGTCCAGCCCGCCGGGGACGTCCCCGGCGTCCAGCCGGGTGACGACGCTGTACAGCGCCGCCGCCTCGATGGCGTGGGGCGCGAGTTCGCGCTCGGTCACGACGTTGTCGTCGCCGCGGACGTCGACCCGCAACGGCTCGCGGATCCACGTCTCGAGCTGGTCCCAGGAGTCGGCCTTCCAGACGGCGGTCTCGTTTGTCAGCTCCCGGCGGAGGAGTTCGGCCTCCAGCGAGAGGTTCGTCAGGTAGCGGAACTCCCACTTGTCGAGCCGACGCTTGAGCGCCTTCAGCGGGTCCTGGCCCTCCCGGTCGGCGTGCTGGTTCAGCGTCGCCTCCAGGTCCGGGTTCGAGATGATCACCAGCTGGGTGTCGACGTCCATCCCGATCCCCTTGTCGAGCTTGACGTGGCCCTCGTCGGGGACGTTCAGCAGCTTCTGGAGCAGGTCGGCGTGCTGGGCGGCGTCCTCGACGATAGTCAGCAGACCGTTGCCCTGCGAGAGCACGCCGTCATACGAGAACGCCTGGGGGTTCTTCCGGCCCCGCGACCCCAGCTCGCGGAGCATCCCGTTCATCCACGACCCGACCAGACGCTCCTTGGGGGGGCCCTCGTCCTCGCTGTGGAGCACGCCGATCCCGCGGCCGATGTCGACGACGAAGTTCTTCACGCGGAGGTGTTTCGGGTCCGTCACCGCCGAGAACAGGTCCTCGACGCCCTGCCGGCGGTACTGCTCCTCGAGGTGCTCGTAGGCCTCCCGGGAGAACGGGTCCAGGTCGGCCTCCAGGCGCACCGGGATGTGGTCGCCCGAGGCCGCATTGAGCTCGGCGAGGACCTGCTCGCGGACCTCCTGGGGGAACACCGACAGTGGGTGTGACTGGACCGGGCTCTCGTACCAGTCGTCCTCGTCGGGTGCGGCGTCGCCTCCGTAGGTCAGGCCGGGCGAGTCACCCGCGCCGGCGACGTTCCACTCGACGGTGTACCGCCGACCCTGGTCGGTCTTGGAGTACTCCCGAAGCCCGTTTATCAGGCAGCGCTTGAGCTCCGACTTCCCGGTGGCGGTGGGGCCGTCGACCCAGATGATCTTCTCCTCCTTGCCGCGGCCGGCGGCGATAGAGCGCAGGTCGTCGACCAGCCCGTTGAGCACGTCCGTGTTGCCGAGGATTGCGTGCTCCCCGTCGTTGTGGGGGTCGTCGAAAAAGCGGTAGCGGGTCTTCTCCTCGCCTTCCTCGATGACGGTCCGGGTGCCGGCGTCCTCGATGGCCTCCAGCAGGTACTTCGAGGCGTGGGCTGCGAGTTCGGGCTGCTCGAAGAGGGCGTCGACGTAGGCCGCGAGACTCATCGGCTCCTCGTAGGCTCCCTCGAGCGCGCGGTCGGCCGCTTCGATGAAATCCTCGGTCATCGCGGTCAGTCTTCGATCTCGCTTTTGGCGACCTCGGCGCCCGCGAACTCGAGCACTTCCTTCGCGCCGCCCTCGGAGTAGCCCTGCTCGATGAGGGCGTCGATCCACTGGCTGCGCTCCTCGTCGTCCATGTCGCCGCTGGAGACCAGCGCCGAGAAGTTGATGTTGTGTTTCTTGTCCTCCCAGAGCTTGCGCTCCAGCGCGCGGCGCAGGCGGTCGTTGTCCTGGGGGTCGAAGGACACGCCCTCCCGGGCCCGGCGGGAGACCCAGTTGGCGACCTCCTGGCGGAAGTCGTCTTTCCGGTCCTCGGGCAGGTCGAGCTTCTCCTCGACGCTGCGGAGGAACTGCTCGTCGGGCTCCTGCTCGCGGCCGGTGATCTCGTCCTCGACGGTGTCGTCGTCGATGTAGGCCATCACGTGGTCCATGTACTTCTCGCCCTGGCGCTGGATCTCGTCGATGTCGTAGGCCAGCGCGTGGCGGACGTCCTCGATGGCCCGCTCCTTGTACTCCTCGCGGACGAGTTCGAGATACCGGTAGTAGGTCTCGAACATGTCCGCGGAGATGGAGCCGTGGTTCTCGAGGTTCCCCTCCAGGTGGTTGAACGTCGTCAGCGGCGAGAGAAAGCCCCGGTCCCGGTGCATCGAGTCCATGATCGCCTCGGCGATCTCGTCGCCGACAAAGCGGGCGGAGACCCCCTCCATCCCCTCGCCGATGTCGGCTTTCGCTTCGGCCTCCTCGCGGAGTTTCTTGACGTCGGCGTCGTCGGTCTCGTCGATCTCCCCGTTGTAGGCTTTGGCCTTCTGGACGAGGTCGATACTCGACTCGTCGGGCTCCTCGATCCGGGTGAGCACGCCGAACAGACCCGCCATCTCCAGGGTGTGGGGCTCGATGGAGATGTCGGGCAGGTCGGCGTTCCGGAGCATCTTCCGGTAGATGTCGGCCTCCTCCTCGTACTCGAGGACGTACGGGAAGTCGATCCGCTTTGTCCGGTCGTTGAACGCCTCCATCTTCTCGTCGCCTTTCTTGTCCCGGTACTCGGGCATGTTCGTCCGCCCGACGATCACCTGGTCGATGTCGATCCGGGGGTTGTTCTTCGGCTTGATCGTCTGCTCCTGGGTCGCGTGCAGGAAGTCGTACAGGAACTCCCGCTGGAGCTTCAGCAGCTCCTCGCCGGAGAAGATGCCGCGGTTGGCGTTACAGAACGCGCCGGCGTAGTCGAACGCGCGGGGGTCCGACTCGCCGTAGATGGCGATCTTCGAGTAGTTGACGTCACCCGTCAGCTCGGTCTCGTCCTGGTTTTTCTTGTCCTTGGGCTCGAAGGTCTCGATGGCCTGGCGCTTGTTCTCGTTCGCGAGCAGCCGGACGATCTCGACGTGGTTCTCCAGGACGGCCTGGAGGTCGTCGCCGTAGTGGGCGAGCAGTTCGTCGAGGTAGAACTCGCTGGCGGGGTCCAGTGTCTGCTCGTTGCGGACCGTGTACGGCGCCTCCAGCGCCTCGTTGACGTCTTCGAGGATGCGCTTGCGCTGCTCGCGGGGCAGGAGCACCAGCGGGTCCTGGTTCATCGGCGACCGGACCACGTCGTCGGCGGGGTCCTGGTCGGGGATGATGTCACAGAGGTTCGTCCACCGGAAGGTGTACATCCGCCCCTCGTCACGGCGGGTGTAGTCCTCGAAGTAAGCCCGGACCTGGGAGTCGAAGTCGGACTTGCCCGAGCCCACCGGCCCCAGAAGCAGGAGAATGCGGCGTTCGGGACCGAGCCCGCGGGCTCCCGACTTCACCTTGTTGACGAACTCGTGGATCGCCTCGTGGATCTCCCGCCCGTAGAAGGTGTTCTCACCGTCGTGCAGCGGGTCCTCCGCGGCCAGTTTGTACTCGACGATCCCGCGGTCCTCGTCGTATTCGGTGCCGTAGAAGTCGAACATGTCGGCCACCCGCTGGTGGGCCGACCGGGCGACCTTCGGGTCGGTGATGACCTCCGAGAGATACCAGTCGAACGAGTGTGTCGTGCGGAGGTCCTCGGGGATGGTGTCGCGGTACTCCTTGCTGAGGGTTTCGAGCGTGTGTTCGCTTGTCATGCTTTGTGGGCGTGACCGGCGGCCACCGCGCGACGGCGGCCGTGCGGGACGCTACCGGGGGACCGACGGCTCCGGGCGGCCACGTGGGTCCCTCGTGTCGGCGGCGTCGGCGCAGGTCCTGTCATGTGTTTCCATACCAAGGTACGTCGTCCCCCGGCCGGTCGCGAGTGGTGGAGCGGCCGACGGAACGGTACCGGTACTGTTTATTGTAAGAGAACTTCGGAAATATAAGTCTTCTTGCGGTGACGGGTCCCTCGGTTCCGAGAGACCGTCGATCGGCACGCAGACCCGGGGACGGCGACGGCAAGATTTACGACGCGAGTTCGATGCCGGCTCGCTTTCCGCCCCCATTTAAATAGTCTCACCTCGCCGACCGGGGCACTGAAGCGGTGCCGGCCACAACAACGGGCATGGCACTGGAGGACGTCCCGGAGGGGTGGGTGGTCTGGCACGAGGAGCCGACGAAGCTCGTGCTCGCGTACCGTCCGGACGTCTTCGACTCGACGGCCTTCCCCGCTCCCTGCCTGCCGACGGTCTACGCGACGAAGGGCAAGCGGGACCGCCGGCCGGGTCGGAACGTCCCCGACCCCGACGACCCCTGGTACGTGACCCTGTACCTCGAACCCGACGTCGCCCGCGAGACCGAGTCGTTCGACACCCGCGAGGCTGCCGCTGCCGGCGCCCGCGACCTCGCGCGGGCGTTCCACGCCGGGGAGCTCGACTACCGCGCCCTCTACCAGGTCCCCCGCGAGGCGTATCTCGACCGGCTGGACGAGCTGACCGGCGGCGGGACGACGGGAAGCGGGGACTGAGGACGGGGCGGCCGGCCCCGGGGGATTGAAGCCCACGGGTCACCCAGAGCGGGTATGGCGACGCTGACGCTGATCGGGACCCGGCTGGCCCAGGAGGGCGAGGAGTTCGTCTACCGCGGCGAGGCGCCGGGCTGTGAGGGCTGTCCCTACCGCGACCAGTGTTTGAATCTCGTCGAGGGGCGCAAGTACCGCGTCGAGAGCGTCCGCGAGGGCGCGAGCACGCTGGAGTGTGCCGTCCACGACGCCGGCGTGACCGCCGTCGAGGTCGAGCCCGCTCCCGTCCGGGCCAACGTCGCCTCCAACGCCGCCTACGCCGGCAGCAAGGCGTCCCTCGAGGGTCCATGTCCGCACACGGAGTGTCCGAGTCACGAGTTCTGCGAGCCCGCCGGCGCCGACTTCGACC
It encodes:
- a CDS encoding PrkA family serine protein kinase; this translates as MTEDFIEAADRALEGAYEEPMSLAAYVDALFEQPELAAHASKYLLEAIEDAGTRTVIEEGEEKTRYRFFDDPHNDGEHAILGNTDVLNGLVDDLRSIAAGRGKEEKIIWVDGPTATGKSELKRCLINGLREYSKTDQGRRYTVEWNVAGAGDSPGLTYGGDAAPDEDDWYESPVQSHPLSVFPQEVREQVLAELNAASGDHIPVRLEADLDPFSREAYEHLEEQYRRQGVEDLFSAVTDPKHLRVKNFVVDIGRGIGVLHSEDEGPPKERLVGSWMNGMLRELGSRGRKNPQAFSYDGVLSQGNGLLTIVEDAAQHADLLQKLLNVPDEGHVKLDKGIGMDVDTQLVIISNPDLEATLNQHADREGQDPLKALKRRLDKWEFRYLTNLSLEAELLRRELTNETAVWKADSWDQLETWIREPLRVDVRGDDNVVTERELAPHAIEAAALYSVVTRLDAGDVPGGLDLVDKALLFDRGYLQEGDERVDIDDFDFGEGGSDGEGGIPVTFTRDVVADLLNRESDRFHDELAVERVIMPRDVLNTMADDLTTAPVFSNTEAAEFEERVVPVKNYIFGRQEEDVLDAMMREKRVDEGTVEEYVEHVYAWAEGEQIENDRGEYVDPDPLKMKVFEVEHLGRFDEGDYEGNEPTDPVRAFRTEKVITALNRHAWYNRDEDFAVGDVNPKEIPVIRTVLGSHDWDDVRRTFEDFDPRQWDNPPAGTQTADLKESTLRNLQEMYDYSEASAELTSRHVMSQVSYKWD
- a CDS encoding PrkA family serine protein kinase, coding for MTSEHTLETLSKEYRDTIPEDLRTTHSFDWYLSEVITDPKVARSAHQRVADMFDFYGTEYDEDRGIVEYKLAAEDPLHDGENTFYGREIHEAIHEFVNKVKSGARGLGPERRILLLLGPVGSGKSDFDSQVRAYFEDYTRRDEGRMYTFRWTNLCDIIPDQDPADDVVRSPMNQDPLVLLPREQRKRILEDVNEALEAPYTVRNEQTLDPASEFYLDELLAHYGDDLQAVLENHVEIVRLLANENKRQAIETFEPKDKKNQDETELTGDVNYSKIAIYGESDPRAFDYAGAFCNANRGIFSGEELLKLQREFLYDFLHATQEQTIKPKNNPRIDIDQVIVGRTNMPEYRDKKGDEKMEAFNDRTKRIDFPYVLEYEEEADIYRKMLRNADLPDISIEPHTLEMAGLFGVLTRIEEPDESSIDLVQKAKAYNGEIDETDDADVKKLREEAEAKADIGEGMEGVSARFVGDEIAEAIMDSMHRDRGFLSPLTTFNHLEGNLENHGSISADMFETYYRYLELVREEYKERAIEDVRHALAYDIDEIQRQGEKYMDHVMAYIDDDTVEDEITGREQEPDEQFLRSVEEKLDLPEDRKDDFRQEVANWVSRRAREGVSFDPQDNDRLRRALERKLWEDKKHNINFSALVSSGDMDDEERSQWIDALIEQGYSEGGAKEVLEFAGAEVAKSEIED
- a CDS encoding DUF5820 family protein, translating into MALEDVPEGWVVWHEEPTKLVLAYRPDVFDSTAFPAPCLPTVYATKGKRDRRPGRNVPDPDDPWYVTLYLEPDVARETESFDTREAAAAGARDLARAFHAGELDYRALYQVPREAYLDRLDELTGGGTTGSGD
- a CDS encoding UPF0179 family protein codes for the protein MATLTLIGTRLAQEGEEFVYRGEAPGCEGCPYRDQCLNLVEGRKYRVESVREGASTLECAVHDAGVTAVEVEPAPVRANVASNAAYAGSKASLEGPCPHTECPSHEFCEPAGADFDREYRIDEVLGEPPHDYCMLDRELTLVEFAPPDQ